A single Acropora palmata chromosome 5, jaAcrPala1.3, whole genome shotgun sequence DNA region contains:
- the LOC141881855 gene encoding tiggy-winkle hedgehog protein-like gives MAIAKSNILCQLIALFVAAQLRCSLSCGSRTGYGARNPGSPLMLYQCVPDLLENSQAASGPAKGKITRNSPEFEKLEPCYNTAIIFKDEEGTGADRLMSKRCKEKLIELASLVKNQWPSLKLVVTEAWDEQGQHSKNSLHYEGRAVDLRLSDTYKSNPKLALLGRLAVNAGFDYVLYESETHIHASVREDSYVDKSKRTGCFSSESTVRLENGAVLRVDHLKISDRVQVMLQDGTIGYSEVIMFADYLPNIPKVSHILIETENPERKVTMTPSHIIFTRGDSLGSKLTAKQASMVSAGEFLLISIDAKRLVPSRVANISVVEKTGMIAPVTMEGNIIVDGVLSSCYARIDDHRSAHLAFAPMRIAYNYGFRAWNSTFSAIQQGMHWYPKLLIQINNALGIYKLS, from the exons ATGGCTATTGCGAAATCTAACATTTTGTGCCAGTTAATTGCATTGTTCGTCGCAGCGCAGTTAAGGTGTTCTCTTTCCTGCGGCTCGAGAACTGGTTACGGCGCAAGAAACCCAGGAAGTCCTCTTATGCTGTACCAATGCGTTCCAGATCTCTTAGAAAACAGTCAAGCGGCAAGTGGACCTGCAAAGGGAAAAATAACGAGAAACTCACCGgagtttgaaaaacttgaaccgTGTTATAACACAGcaataattttcaaagatgAAGAAGGAACCGGTGCTGACCGCTTAATGTCGAAG AGGTGCAAGGAGAAATTGATCGAGCTTGCTTCATTGGTGAAGAATCAATGGCCCAGCTTAAAACTGGTAGTAACGGAGGCATGGGATGAACAAGGTCAACATTCTAAAAACTCGTTGCACTATGAAGGACGAGCTGTGGATTTGAGACTTTCGGACACATACAAAAGCAATCCAAAGTTAGCTCTCTTGGGACGTCTAGCGGTCAATGCTGGTTTCGACTATGTTCTTTATGAATCAGAAACCCACATTCACGCTTCCGTCCGCGAAG ATAGCTATGTTGACAAATCAAAAAGAACTGGATGTTTCAGCTCAGAATCCACTGTGAGATTGGAAAACGGTGCGGTTTTGCGAGTTGACCATCTTAAAATCAGCGACAGAGTCCAAGTTATGCTGCAAGATGGAACGATCGGATACAGCGAGGTTATCATGTTTGCAGATTATCTGCCAAACATCCCAAAAGTATCGCACATTTTGATCGAGACTGAAAACCCCGAAAGGAAAGTAACAATGACGCCATCACATATCATCTTCACTCGCGGGGATTCATTGGGGAGCAAATTGACAGCAAAGCAGGCGTCCATGGTTTCAGCCGGTGAGTTTTTACTGATTTCAATTGACGCCAAAAGACTAGTTCCTTCTCGAGTGGCAAACATTTCTGTAGTGGAAAAGACAGGAATGATTGCTCCTGTCACCATGGAAGGCAACATTATAGTGGACGGTGTGTTATCTTCGTGTTACGCCAGGATCGATGATCACAGAAGTGCACATTTGGCGTTCGCTCCCATGAGAATCGCTTATAACTATGGATTCCGAGCCTGGAACTCAACTTTCTCTGCCATTCAGCAGGGAATGCATTGGTATCCGAAACTTTTGATCCAAATTAACAATGCACTGGGTATTTATAAGCTTTCATGA